Proteins encoded together in one Dasypus novemcinctus isolate mDasNov1 chromosome 9, mDasNov1.1.hap2, whole genome shotgun sequence window:
- the FAM43B gene encoding protein FAM43B gives MLPWRRNKFVLVEDEAKCKGKSLSPGLAYTSLLSSFLRSCPDLLPDWPLERLGRVFRSRRQKVELNKEDPTYTVWYLGNAVTLHAKGDGCTDDAVSKIWARCGPGGGTKMKLTLGLHGIRMQPSERGAAGGSGARRPAHAYLLPRITYCTADGRHPRVFAWVYRHQARHKAVVLRCHAVLLARAHKARALARLLRQTALAAFADFKRLQRQSDARHVRQQHLRAGGAAASVPRAPLRRLLNAKCAYRPPPAERGRGAPRLSSIQEEDEEEEEADADAEEREGGTPQRERPEVLSLARELRTCSLRGASAPPPAQPHRWKAGPRERAGQAR, from the coding sequence ATGCTGCCCTGGAGACGTAACAAATTCGTGCTGGTCGAGGACGAGGCCAAGTGCAAGGGGAAGAGCCTGAGCCCAGGGCTCGCCTACACGTCGCTGCTCTCCAGCTTCCTGCGCTCTTGCCCGGACCTGCTGCCCGACTGGCCGCTGGAGCGCCTGGGCCGCGTGTTCCGCAGCCGGCGCCAGAAAGTGGAGCTCAACAAGGAGGACCCGACCTACACCGTGTGGTACCTGGGCAACGCCGTCACCCTGCACGCCAAGGGCGACGGCTGCACCGACGACGCCGTGAGCAAGATCTGGGCGCGCTGCGGGCCGGGAGGGGGCACCAAGATGAAGCTGACGCTGGGGCTGCACGGCATCCGCATGCAGCCGAGCGAGCGGGGCGCCGCCGGGGGCTCGGGGGCCCGGAGGCCCGCGCACGCCTACCTGCTGCCGCGCATCACCTACTGCACGGCGGACGGGCGCCACCCGCGCGTCTTCGCCTGGGTCTACCGCCACCAGGCGCGCCACAAGGCCGTGGTGTTGCGCTGTCACGCCGTGCTGCTGGCGCGGGCGCACAAGGCGCGCGCCCTGGCCCGCCTGCTCCGCCAGACCGCACTGGCGGCCTTCGCTGACTTCAAGCGCCTGCAGCGCCAGAGCGACGCGCGCCACGTGCGCCAGCAGCACCTCCGCGCCGGGGGTGCGGCCGCCTCGGTGCCCCGCGCGCCGCTGCGCCGCCTGCTCAACGCCAAGTGCGCCTACCGGCCGCCGCCGGCGGAGCGAGGCCGCGGGGCGCCGCGCCTCAGCAGCATCCAggaggaggacgaggaggaggaggaggcggacGCGGACGCGGAAGAGCGCGAGGGAGGAACCCCCCAGCGCGAGCGGCCCGAGGTGCTCAGCCTGGCCCGGGAGCTGAGGACGTGCAGCCTGCGGGGCGCCTCGGCGCCGCCGCCCGCGCAGCCCCACCGCTGGAAAGCCGGCCCCAGGGAGCGCGCGGGCCAGGCGCGCTGA